The DNA segment TAGAGTATAAATAGTTTCATCGTTCACCTGTAAATACTCGATTCGGGTAGAACTGATTCGAGCTACTTTTCCCACCCGTGCGGTTTTGGTTTTAAACTCAGGAAGTCGAAAAAGCTGCCGAAGCAAAGCAGGAATTTTGAATTGTTGATCGTCACTGACCGCAATATAGGGTATGCAGTAATGTTTGTCGCGATATTGCCTGTCCCAGAAGCCGCCATCAATCGTAACGAAAGTCGGATGGTTTAATCGTCTCAGCAGATCAGGAACCCGATCGTCGTCGATCATCTCTCGCGGGCGGACGTCTTTCAGCCTGCGAACCGTCGCCCATGATTCAAGCGGTTCGATTGCCGCCTCGCGATTGATTTGTTCGTCAAAGATGAGTAAGCTCACGGGCTTTCCTTCTCTTGGCCGGATACTTTTTATGAACCAAATCTGCCGCCCAGCGGACAGCCTCCTCAACTGCTTCGCGAGAAAGTTCCGGCCAATTGCGCAAGATATCGTCAATCGAATCGCCCATACTCAGGAACGTGAGCACGGTGCTAACAGGAACCCGGGTATTCTTGAAAGTCAATCTGCCATGACAAACTTTAGGATCAACCACGAGATGTTTGCCAATTACTAAAGGCTCTGTAGTTTGGCAAATTTTAGTGTTCTTTTTTAAAAATTGGCTGATTTTTCCAGCCAATCGCTGGCTGCGGGCAGACTTCACCTTTACCCCCGCCGCCTTCATTTTGTGACGGTGTGCGCTTCGGCG comes from the candidate division KSB1 bacterium genome and includes:
- a CDS encoding DUF433 domain-containing protein, whose translation is RRSAHRHKMKAAGVKVKSARSQRLAGKISQFLKKNTKICQTTEPLVIGKHLVVDPKVCHGRLTFKNTRVPVSTVLTFLSMGDSIDDILRNWPELSREAVEEAVRWAADLVHKKYPAKRRKARELTHL